Part of the Deltaproteobacteria bacterium genome, CTGTTCCCACAGATACGAGGCTATCCCGTCGTCCGAATCCGAGGAGTTCGATCCGTCCAGGGTGACAGTAACCCCTTCCACTACGCTCTGAGTCCCGCATCGGCGGTGGGAGGAGTGTTCATCCAGGAGACATTGACGATACAGGTGTCTGTTCCCTGGAGACCGCCTCTGTCTGTAACAGTCAGCTTGAAAGTAAGAGAGACACCGTCCGGCCCGACATCCGGCGACACGAAGGTGGGCTGGATCCCGCTGGCACCGGAGAGAACCACTCCGGGACCTGATGTCTGTTCCCACAGATACGAGGCTATCCCGTCGTCCGAATCCGAGGAGTTCGATCCGTCCAGGGTGACAGTAACCCCTTCCACTACGCTCTGATCCGGTCCCGCATCGGCGGTGGCCTGTTGGTCGGGTCGCTTCCTGCCAGGTATTCTTCCAGGTTTGTCAGGCCGTCCCCGTCGCTGTCGTCGCCGGCGTCGGAGGCATCACAGGGGTCAAGCCCGTACATGATCTCCCAGCCGTCAGGCATCTGATCAGAATCGGTATCTCCATCTGTGGGGTCGGTACCGGACTGATACTCCACCAGGTTTGTGGCTCCATCTCCGTCACCATCTCCACCTGGCCCGTAGTCCAGGCTACCAAAATAACTCCATTCCCAATCGTCCGGGAGACCGTCGGTATCACTGTCAGAGCCGCTTTCTGGAACAGCCACACCCGAAACCTCGTTTGAATAGCCGCTCTCGTTTCCTGCCGTATCATAGGCGGTCACCGAGACGTAGTAGGTGGCACCAGCCGTCAAGCCCTCCAATCGATAGGTCGTGGTGTCGCCCACATCGACGGAATGGCTGTATGCCCCTGACCCGGAACCATAGTAGACCTGGTAACCGGCCAGATCAGGCTCTGTGTTGGCATTCCAGGCAAGATCCAAATAGGCCGCTTCAGCAGGGGTCATCCACGATAGAACCATCAACACCGTGAGAACCTTTTTCATGACTCCCCCCCCGGAGACCTCCCACTGGGATTGTAAGAACAAGCCACAGCAAGACGGGTGCCGGGAGTGGAGAAAAGGGAAGAAATAACGTGTACCGGATTTTACTGTGATATCAAATACTTGTTATTGAGCGGGACTCCTGCCGGCGGAGCCGCCTCGAGTTCCGCCAGTTCCTCCTTTCAAATAGGGAACCGGGGTAACGGATGTGTAACGGATCAATACTCCTCTCACCTTAAGGCACGAGGGG contains:
- a CDS encoding fibronectin type III domain-containing protein, giving the protein MKKVLTVLMVLSWMTPAEAAYLDLAWNANTEPDLAGYQVYYGSGSGAYSHSVDVGDTTTYRLEGLTAGATYYVSVTAYDTAGNESGYSNEVSGVAVPESGSDSDTDGLPDDWEWSYFGSLDYGPGGDGDGDGATNLVEYQSGTDPTDGDTDSDQMPDGWEIMYGLDPCDASDAGDDSDGDGLTNLEEYLAGSDPTNRPPPMRDRIRA